AACACAGGGATCAGACGCTGGAGTGACGGTCATTGGATGAAAAAGCCGAGGTTGAAGGGTTTGCAGCCAGCGATCACTCAGCTGCTGTAATCACACGTCCAACGAGAACGATGAATACTGCGGGAAAAACAATTCCGATGATCGGCA
This region of Synechococcus sp. NOUM97013 genomic DNA includes:
- a CDS encoding photosystem I reaction center subunit VIII gives rise to the protein MTGEFAAAWLPVIFVPIIGIVFPAVFIVLVGRVITAAE